From the genome of Vibrio gangliei, one region includes:
- the gcvT gene encoding glycine cleavage system aminomethyltransferase GcvT has protein sequence MTEQSTQPLLNTPLYDVHVQAGAKMVPFAGYNMPVQYPLGVKKEHLHTRDAAGLFDVSHMGQLRLKGEGAAAALEALVPVDIIDLPSGKQRYAFFTNEQGGIMDDLMVANLGDHLFVVVNAACKAQDIAHLQANLPQGVELEVIDDRALLALQGPKAAEVLARFQSQVAEMLFMDVQVIDIDGIECIVSRSGYTGEDGYEISVPNQHAAVLANKLTACEEVEWIGLGARDSLRLECGLCLYGHDLDTTTTPVEASLLWAISKPRRADGERAGGFPGADIILKQIETKDVVRKRVGLVGQTKAPVREGCKLFDANDNEIGIVTSGTAGPTAGKPVSMAYVATEFAAIGTEIFADVRGKKLPMTVEKMPFVPQRYYRGV, from the coding sequence ATGACAGAACAATCGACTCAACCTTTGCTTAATACCCCGCTGTATGATGTTCATGTACAAGCGGGCGCAAAAATGGTGCCATTCGCTGGTTATAACATGCCAGTTCAGTATCCACTTGGCGTGAAAAAAGAGCACTTGCATACCCGTGATGCAGCCGGTCTTTTTGATGTTTCACACATGGGGCAACTGCGCCTAAAAGGTGAAGGTGCGGCGGCAGCATTAGAGGCATTAGTGCCAGTCGATATTATTGATCTGCCATCAGGCAAGCAGCGTTATGCGTTCTTTACTAACGAGCAAGGCGGCATCATGGACGATCTTATGGTCGCCAACCTAGGTGATCATTTGTTTGTGGTGGTCAACGCCGCTTGTAAGGCGCAAGACATTGCACATTTGCAAGCTAACTTACCACAAGGTGTTGAGCTTGAAGTGATTGACGATCGCGCTTTGCTCGCCTTGCAAGGCCCAAAAGCCGCTGAGGTGTTAGCGCGTTTCCAATCACAAGTGGCAGAGATGCTGTTTATGGACGTGCAAGTGATCGACATTGATGGCATTGAATGCATTGTCAGCCGCTCGGGTTACACAGGTGAAGATGGCTATGAAATTTCGGTTCCTAATCAACACGCTGCGGTACTTGCTAACAAGCTCACCGCGTGTGAAGAAGTGGAATGGATTGGTTTGGGCGCACGTGATTCATTGCGTTTAGAATGTGGCTTGTGTTTATATGGTCATGATCTTGATACCACCACCACGCCAGTGGAAGCGAGCCTGTTGTGGGCGATCAGCAAACCGCGTCGTGCAGATGGTGAGCGTGCTGGTGGCTTCCCTGGTGCCGACATCATCTTAAAGCAAATCGAAACCAAAGATGTGGTGCGTAAGCGTGTTGGCTTAGTGGGGCAAACCAAAGCGCCGGTGCGTGAAGGCTGCAAACTGTTTGATGCCAACGATAACGAAATCGGCATTGTTACTAGTGGCACAGCTGGCCCAACGGCGGGTAAACCCGTTTCCATGGCCTATGTGGCGACTGAGTTCGCCGCGATTGGCACGGAAATTTTCGCCGATGTCCGTGGTAAAAAATTGCCAATGACGGTCGAAAAAATGCCGTTTGTACCGCAACGTTATTATCGTGGTGTGTAA
- a CDS encoding alkaline phosphatase family protein yields the protein MQKKFNYLALLAGCYGMSSPSVQAESIAKIPVIAPIYYSGAVIKNNILEHFTTTTELSRDVAVFTIAGMSLDAYILTLPLDAKTKNRVIARLSNPFYSITLGHFLYVFYDQYTQSDNSDQFKQYLTQNFTPEQLKQWQHSLLDFEPIEQKDIEAPKDSEVERREGFAMNRQFFAMLVSIYDELFNNDEWELARNLPDHYQYLTTSKKDQATIEHVQALIMSELTKYAQTMPAGDMKAAMDAIIEDGQPQNRDKVNNKAQALTITLIDFVRMNVLKAYRQYVQPTQRAETFSKWMQQKLDEDPQQLIDYLQSRQQRPRAVQIVVDGLSQGLMEGLVQAPNSPYLRQVAKEDNLLTSMKLRQQYGEPEHLPKQQFLDVLLKQGEPNPHYLPFFKQLYAQHGNGIAIGGLSSTPTISVRNLPIAKTGAAVSGPGGTGIPNFHFVDRTQDRAYYFFGNDALQLESLTQARGMKTMFDRLSYLKTINCNAQYDWNAQLSFDALVNLGLGEAIRDFGEQRCLLELQKRAKVEPQVGEKRQQLIEEVQAYQALSSWRLLTKLTQEQVIDKHIEELAQLNEQAMPDYLLMYNPWPDHFAHFKGPFGDEIINPTGELNRLDFWLSKLDDTYRQAGIYPQTLWGMAGDHGLSPVYHTISPEHAVFDLLKQQGIKLNILKISSDEGEGPKITNALNYPSNKGADVVIASTAGGNYMMDFFNSKRGWKVQPVYQELTDFVPLAGGKNIDMVDEIASRLQESLDYLVVRETDCTPESCAVRVVGYRHGQLRHEVIRRQGDKIFYQAVDGKGQPELLSVAQTNPYQPPLSSKQQQRKDQLLNQCLSDQSQAQACRASEWRELTSMTPRPDSVMQLVHLYEDDRAGTVNLFPKNGFGYNTLVPGRHAGETYLEKDAFVGFWGEPIAPKTRLGTVDNGSLAPTLYQYLTGEKVEVGKNGWGYPSVLNQLQSD from the coding sequence ATGCAAAAGAAATTTAATTATCTGGCGCTCTTAGCCGGATGTTATGGAATGTCATCGCCGAGCGTGCAAGCAGAGAGCATTGCTAAAATACCGGTTATTGCACCGATTTATTACAGCGGTGCTGTGATCAAAAACAATATCCTTGAGCATTTCACCACCACCACCGAATTGAGCCGAGATGTGGCGGTATTTACCATCGCAGGTATGAGTTTAGATGCGTACATTTTAACGTTGCCGCTCGATGCCAAAACCAAAAACAGAGTGATCGCTCGCCTTTCTAATCCCTTTTATAGCATCACTCTTGGGCACTTTTTGTATGTGTTTTATGATCAATACACTCAATCCGACAATAGCGACCAATTTAAACAATACCTAACGCAAAACTTCACGCCAGAGCAGCTTAAGCAATGGCAGCACTCGTTACTCGACTTTGAACCAATCGAACAGAAAGATATAGAAGCGCCAAAAGATTCAGAAGTTGAAAGACGCGAAGGCTTTGCAATGAATCGCCAGTTTTTCGCCATGTTGGTCAGTATTTATGATGAGCTATTCAATAACGATGAATGGGAGTTAGCACGAAATCTGCCCGATCATTATCAATACCTCACCACGTCCAAGAAAGATCAAGCCACGATTGAACACGTGCAAGCTTTGATTATGTCTGAACTCACCAAGTACGCCCAAACCATGCCTGCGGGTGATATGAAAGCGGCGATGGATGCCATTATTGAGGATGGGCAACCGCAAAACCGCGACAAAGTGAATAACAAAGCGCAAGCGCTGACCATCACTTTAATTGATTTCGTGCGCATGAATGTATTAAAGGCTTATCGTCAATATGTGCAACCAACACAAAGAGCTGAAACCTTTTCGAAATGGATGCAACAAAAGCTCGATGAGGATCCGCAACAACTGATCGATTATTTACAATCACGACAACAGCGCCCGCGAGCGGTACAAATTGTGGTCGATGGATTAAGCCAAGGTTTAATGGAAGGGTTAGTACAAGCGCCGAACAGTCCGTATCTGCGTCAAGTGGCGAAAGAAGATAACCTGTTGACGAGCATGAAATTACGCCAGCAATACGGTGAACCCGAGCATCTTCCAAAGCAGCAATTTCTTGATGTGTTACTTAAGCAAGGTGAGCCCAATCCTCACTATCTACCATTTTTCAAACAACTCTATGCGCAGCATGGTAATGGCATTGCCATTGGCGGCTTATCATCAACGCCCACTATTAGCGTTCGAAATCTTCCAATTGCTAAAACCGGTGCTGCGGTTTCTGGGCCGGGAGGAACGGGGATACCGAACTTTCATTTTGTCGATCGTACTCAAGACCGCGCCTATTATTTCTTTGGCAATGACGCGCTCCAACTTGAATCATTAACTCAAGCGCGAGGCATGAAAACCATGTTTGATCGTTTGAGCTATTTAAAAACCATCAATTGCAATGCGCAATATGACTGGAATGCGCAGCTCAGTTTTGATGCCTTAGTCAATCTAGGCTTAGGGGAAGCGATTCGTGATTTTGGCGAACAACGTTGCTTACTTGAATTACAAAAACGCGCGAAAGTTGAGCCGCAAGTGGGTGAAAAACGCCAGCAGTTGATTGAGGAAGTGCAAGCCTATCAAGCACTCAGCTCATGGCGTTTATTAACTAAGCTGACGCAAGAGCAAGTGATTGATAAGCATATTGAGGAACTGGCTCAATTAAATGAACAAGCCATGCCAGACTACCTACTCATGTATAACCCGTGGCCGGATCACTTTGCCCATTTTAAAGGTCCATTTGGTGATGAAATCATTAATCCGACTGGTGAGCTCAATCGCTTAGATTTTTGGTTAAGTAAGCTCGATGACACCTATCGTCAAGCAGGAATTTACCCTCAAACCTTGTGGGGCATGGCGGGCGATCATGGCCTTTCACCGGTTTATCACACCATTAGTCCCGAACATGCCGTCTTTGATCTATTGAAACAACAAGGCATCAAACTTAACATTTTGAAGATTTCTTCTGATGAAGGGGAAGGGCCGAAAATCACCAATGCGCTGAACTACCCGAGTAACAAAGGCGCTGATGTGGTGATTGCCTCGACCGCTGGTGGTAATTATATGATGGACTTTTTTAACTCCAAACGGGGCTGGAAAGTACAGCCTGTCTACCAAGAACTCACCGACTTTGTGCCTTTAGCCGGTGGAAAGAACATTGATATGGTTGATGAAATCGCATCTCGCTTACAAGAGTCACTGGATTATCTTGTGGTGAGAGAAACCGATTGTACGCCTGAATCGTGCGCGGTACGGGTTGTTGGTTATCGTCATGGTCAGTTGCGTCATGAAGTGATCCGTCGACAAGGCGATAAAATTTTCTACCAAGCGGTTGATGGCAAAGGGCAACCTGAATTATTATCGGTAGCTCAAACCAACCCTTACCAACCTCCTTTATCTTCCAAACAACAACAGCGTAAAGATCAGCTGTTGAATCAATGTCTATCTGATCAATCTCAAGCTCAGGCTTGCCGCGCATCTGAATGGCGAGAGCTGACCTCGATGACGCCAAGGCCCGATTCGGTGATGCAACTGGTGCATTTATACGAAGATGATCGCGCTGGCACCGTGAACTTATTTCCTAAAAATGGCTTTGGTTATAACACCTTAGTGCCAGGGCGTCATGCTGGCGAAACCTATTTAGAAAAAGATGCCTTTGTGGGATTTTGGGGTGAACCAATCGCACCTAAAACGCGACTAGGTACGGTCGATAATGGTTCTTTAGCGCCGACGTTATATCAATATCTCACCGGAGAGAAAGTCGAGGTAGGTAAAAATGGTTGGGGATATCCTTCTGTTTTGAATCAATTACAAAGTGATTAA
- a CDS encoding AAA family ATPase produces MSSLFYYVFTGGPGSGKSSVISELKRLGYVCAPESGRAVIKQQMADGGEALPWVDKVKFRDAMLEEDKRLYQHYSHLNEPVFFDRGIMDSYGYSKLESLPISAELMHCCKTYRYAKQVFIFPPWQEIYVNDSERKQDFSTAIATYEMMKQVYQELGYDLVEVPKASVQDRVQFVLARVTNPIQLPLISTSSAK; encoded by the coding sequence ATGTCCTCGTTATTTTATTATGTATTCACGGGTGGGCCAGGTTCGGGCAAATCATCGGTGATCAGTGAGCTTAAACGCTTAGGGTATGTTTGTGCGCCAGAATCGGGGCGCGCTGTGATCAAGCAGCAAATGGCGGACGGCGGCGAAGCCTTACCTTGGGTGGATAAAGTGAAATTTAGAGACGCGATGCTAGAGGAAGATAAACGTCTGTATCAGCATTATTCACACCTAAATGAGCCCGTGTTTTTTGACCGCGGCATAATGGATAGTTACGGTTATTCAAAACTCGAGAGCTTGCCAATTTCCGCTGAACTTATGCATTGCTGCAAAACATATCGTTATGCAAAGCAAGTTTTCATCTTCCCGCCATGGCAGGAAATTTATGTGAATGATAGTGAAAGAAAACAAGATTTTTCGACAGCAATCGCTACCTATGAAATGATGAAGCAAGTGTATCAAGAACTCGGTTATGACTTGGTGGAAGTACCGAAGGCTTCCGTTCAAGATAGGGTGCAGTTTGTTTTGGCTCGAGTAACGAACCCCATCCAACTTCCCCTTATATCGACTTCTTCTGCCAAGTGA
- the hxsD gene encoding His-Xaa-Ser system protein HxsD, with product MLIHQLEKSTFSESVVRHALYWMSPLTTWKLADEDTRWTVHFSSQDEDIILEFERLLNDYLLREKLSKKTSSYLEGISAAVLSSVEKKLSK from the coding sequence ATGTTAATTCATCAATTAGAAAAAAGTACTTTCTCAGAGTCGGTTGTCCGGCATGCTTTGTATTGGATGTCGCCTTTAACCACCTGGAAGCTAGCAGATGAAGACACACGGTGGACCGTCCATTTTTCTTCCCAAGATGAGGATATCATTCTGGAATTCGAACGCCTGTTGAATGACTATCTGCTTCGAGAAAAATTATCAAAAAAAACCAGTAGTTATCTGGAGGGTATTTCCGCAGCTGTTCTTAGCTCCGTTGAGAAGAAGCTATCGAAATGA
- the hxsB gene encoding His-Xaa-Ser system radical SAM maturase HxsB, producing MNVLPFNFEFLDSDIALLTNQAGFHAYLSRMELNSLIDKNSTDDAVIDELLERKLFICDDEYKSASVGSLASGMSKRLMSALNFNPIFMIVPTLRCDHTCHYCQVSRASVKASNYDLDPDLIPLLLQRIRSLGNAPYKLEIQGGEPLLRFDLVQKIYQEAVSNLGVDQFEIVIATSLSLLNDDVLTWSEDKPINFSTSLDGGAFTHNSNRVLKGGNSFELVKQGVEKIRRRLGPDRVATVTTVTEALLQKPEDIVDAHSDLGFSDMFVRPISPYGFANKGNAKTYDIKAFMAFYEQLLKVLNRKRLAGERIIEHSALIHLRRIFNADYSGYADLKSPSGLILNCIMFNYDGRIYGSDEARMLQKTNPDIDFSLGTIQEPVIESNSLYKSILSQSFISVHPGCASCAYQPFCGSDPCQNISVFGEPIGDKSLSRFCQYHKAMFTLILNHLYAEDGIGEMLKEWLHE from the coding sequence ATGAACGTACTCCCTTTTAACTTCGAGTTTCTTGACTCTGATATTGCGTTATTAACGAATCAGGCCGGGTTTCATGCGTACTTAAGCAGAATGGAACTCAATTCGCTGATAGATAAAAACTCCACCGATGATGCTGTCATCGATGAGTTGCTTGAAAGAAAGCTCTTTATTTGTGATGACGAATACAAATCTGCTTCGGTTGGCTCTCTCGCTTCGGGTATGTCAAAACGCTTAATGTCGGCGCTCAACTTCAATCCCATATTTATGATTGTGCCAACGCTAAGATGTGATCACACATGCCATTATTGCCAGGTGAGCCGAGCCTCTGTCAAAGCAAGTAACTACGATCTAGATCCAGACTTGATTCCCCTTTTGCTCCAAAGAATCCGTTCCCTCGGAAATGCTCCATACAAGCTGGAAATTCAGGGGGGCGAGCCTCTTTTAAGGTTTGATCTCGTTCAAAAGATCTATCAGGAGGCGGTTTCTAACCTGGGTGTCGACCAGTTTGAGATAGTAATTGCAACGAGCCTTTCTCTACTGAACGATGACGTTTTGACATGGAGTGAAGACAAACCTATTAATTTCTCAACTTCACTCGATGGAGGGGCGTTCACACATAACTCCAATCGAGTATTGAAGGGTGGAAATTCCTTTGAACTGGTGAAACAAGGCGTTGAAAAAATTAGACGTAGGTTAGGTCCGGATAGAGTTGCTACCGTTACCACCGTAACCGAGGCGTTGTTGCAAAAGCCTGAAGATATCGTCGACGCGCATAGTGATCTTGGATTTTCCGACATGTTTGTTCGCCCGATAAGCCCTTACGGTTTTGCCAATAAAGGGAATGCAAAGACGTACGATATTAAGGCGTTCATGGCTTTTTATGAACAACTCTTGAAGGTCTTAAACCGAAAGCGACTCGCGGGGGAAAGAATCATCGAACATTCTGCATTGATTCACCTTAGAAGAATATTTAATGCGGATTACAGTGGATACGCAGACCTAAAATCTCCGAGCGGCCTAATCCTAAACTGTATCATGTTCAATTATGATGGTCGTATATATGGAAGCGATGAGGCTCGGATGCTTCAAAAGACCAACCCCGATATCGATTTTTCACTTGGAACCATTCAAGAGCCAGTCATCGAGTCAAACAGTCTGTACAAATCAATATTGTCTCAGTCTTTTATTTCTGTTCATCCGGGATGTGCCTCCTGTGCATACCAACCGTTTTGTGGCTCAGACCCTTGTCAAAACATTAGTGTTTTTGGAGAACCAA